In Oryctolagus cuniculus chromosome 14, mOryCun1.1, whole genome shotgun sequence, the genomic stretch aagcagagagctgaattgaaagtggagcagctggaacatgaaccagcagctgtatgggatgccggcacagggttagcctactacatcacagcgctggtccctgatCTGATGGATTTATGTCTGTTGATTTGTGGGTAGTCTTTCACAGTTGAGTTTGACATCCAGTTGTCCCATTTGAATCAGTGAGAGACCGTTCAAATTGATTTCAGTAGCCTATTGATATTACCCTATGGGTTGATTCCTGCAGGCTGTCTCGGGCTTTACTTGGTGGAGTTTCTGCTGCAGACCAGAGATTCATATGCCTTATTCatctttttcataaatgttttaattttcttgggCCTTTCTTACGTgcctattttctgtttctttaatttctcttcttAAATGATTTGTTTTCAGTCTGTATGCTTTTTCTAGTCAAAGACTAAGTATCGTTTCAAATTTCAATTTCTGAATCCCACAAATTTTATATCActgctttgtgtattttttagcTTTATATTATGAATTCTTCTTTGAGGAATTATTAGATgaatcttttaacatttttattagtcTGTGTATGCAAATGGTATGTGTTAGAGTTGGTTTTCATGTCATTTTACATATAAAGAGGCAGTTTCCCCAGCTAAATTACTGATTCTTCAAAGCAgttctctttaaattttattcctaGTTCTATTCCTTATGTTTCCTGGGCATGGACTAGTTGGTGTACTATTTATATGTTTGATAACTAAATGAAAtagcattctttttattttctaggCATACAAGAGTTAAATTCGGAATAAGTCTACAGGTAGAATGGACAGCTACTTTAAAGCAGCTGTCAGTGACTTGGACAGACTCCTTGATGATTTTGAGCAGAACCCAGGTTTGTTGATTTTTCATTATTGCCActaatgaaagtttaaaaatagctGTAACATAGTTACCTCAGGCatactcttcttcttttttttttttttttttaaagatttacttgaaagagttacacagatacatagagaaggagaggcagttgCTTCTcgaccttttggctaagatcaagtgtggagagaaggagaggcagagagagagagagagagaggtcttccatccactggttcactccccagttggctgcaacggccagagctaggctgatctaaagccaggagcttcttccaggtctcccacacgggtataggggccaaaggacttgggccatcttccactgctttcccaggccataacagagagatggatcagaagtggagcagccgggtctcgaaccggcacccatatgggatgcaggcacttcaggccacagcaccggcccccttcaGGCATGTTTTTAACATTCTTCCATTTCAGTTTTGGTCACATGGTTATCTCTGCAAAAGATTCACTTTATGTCATTATGTGTAACTTACTgatttattcgtttttttttttttttcttaaagatttatttattttgttgagaggcagagtaacagacagagagagggagagacagagagaggtcttccctttgctggcttactccccaaacggccataatggttgaggctgggcctttccaaagtcaggagcaaggagcttgcaggtctcccttgtgggtacagggacccaagcacttgagccatccttcattgctttcccaggccatctgcagggagctgaatcagaagtggagcagctgggacttgaaccagcacccagcccaaaccactatgccacagcattgtcCCACTAGTTTATTCTTACACTGAGTGAAATCAATagccagaaataaaaagaagacaacTAGAGTTTCTTCCAGACATAAACTTaatgtataaaaaaaaaactttaaaaaccagTATATTAGTAAGCTAAAGCAATTTGAAAGCTCTACATAACTTGGAATTTTATTGCTATGAGCAATGAAATACCATTTTCCAAGAATGAAAACTAGGAAAGTAGAGGACAGAGCCAAGAGGTTAGATTGTTTTGTTCCCTTTAGTCTGGTTTTTATAGTACAATTGAATTTCATGGACTTTTTATCACTTTGTGACAtcactttcaaaagtaaaagtcagaaagcactttaaaataaaataaaaataactttggaTATTAATTACCATTTTACAAAAGAATAATATAGCtatagtctttaaaaatgtttggtaTGGAAGTCTTACAAAATCTacctttataataatttttatttgatttgagtCTACTGAATAACATTGtgtcttatttttaattagaTGAACAAGATTATCTTCAAGATGCACAAAATGCAAATGATTCTAACCACTGTTCAGTTTCATCAGAGTTAGCTTCCTCACAGCTAATACCACTGCTCCCAAAGGACCAACAATGCATCGATAGTTGTGGCTCATCAGAAACATGCTTTGAAGCAAATGAGATTTCCTTGAATGAGAAAACCCTTGAGGGACGAACTGctatacaaaatgaaaaaaatgtgacAGGACTGGACCTGCTTTCTTGTGTGGATGCCAATACTTCAGATGAAACCCAGCCTTCATATATGGGACGGTGTAGGAAACCTGTTTGTGATCTGATAAGTGACACGGGCAACTTAGTTCATGCAACTAGTAGTGAAGAGGATATTAAACAATTATTGCCAGATGATATTAAGTCTAGTGCAGATTCTTTGATTGGATGGGACTTACCTTCAGTGTCAGATACTCCCTGTGTTTCTTCAACAGACCGTGGTAGTAGTCCCGTCAGAGAAGAACAAAATGATAACAACTCTGaattacaaaataaagaaatcactGGAACCAAAGAATTAGGTTTAGAAGCTGACACAGCACTTTTAGATTCTAGTAATCATGACAGAACAGAAAGTTTAGAAGATAAAAAGATCTCTAACCAGCTAGAACCAGTTACTGAGTTTAACACATCATCTGCTTTGACTCAACAAAGTTCCAAAATATTTGACGCCAAAGACAACCTACAACACAGGAGTCAGCCACTTGAATCCTTAAAAGATGATGGCTGTTTGGAAAAAGAGGAGGTAGTAGATGCGGCTGTCATTACTGCCACAGaacttttaaaagaaggaagTAGCACAAGTGCTTTGCCTTGCAGTCTTACCAAAAATGAAGGTTTATACTTAAATGATTCACATGCAGAAGATGAAAACTTCAAGTTACCTGATTTATCCTTTGAGGAAGATACACCTGCTTTACTTATAAAGCAGTTTGCTGATGAAGACGTAAGAAGTCTAGATTTTAAAGACGATAATGATGCAGTGCAGGATTGCTctccagctttacctgcttccaaAGCAGATGTCTCCTCCCCGCTGTCCTGTCTGCCGTTGGCTGGGTCCTTGTGTGGAGCGTTAATGGAAAGGAAAGCGCACGGTGATTGTTTACCGCAGAGGGAAGACAAGGATAGTGTGCAGGATGCGGTGACTGTGCGGGAAGTACAGGCGCGCATTCCGCATGGCGAGCCCTGCAGAGCGGCGGAGCTCTTGAAAGAGGAGACGTGTAAAAGCACACTTCTGCAGCCATTCATAGAGAAGAGGGGGGATGGAAAGGTGGATCCTGACCCGACAGTAACCCGAGTTGCATCGTTGAGTTACCCTGGTAACACCAATGCCTGTACCGCCTCAGGACCCCAGATGGAACTTCCTGGTGCTGCCGCGCCAGAGCCTCCCGACCCCTGTGACGGCCTCGCTTTCTCATGCAGTGACATGGATGGGCAAGATTTGGATTACTTTAATATCGATGAGGGTATGAAGAGTGCTTCACTAATTAGTGATGCGGAGCTTGATGCCTTTTTGACAGAGCAGTACCTTCAGACCACTAACACACAGTGTTTTGAAGAAAATGTGAATGACTCAGAATCTCAGAGCGGTCCAGGAGATAGGAAAGGCTTAGGAAATGGACATgttgataatatatattttaatgccGAAGCAGGAGCTGCCACGGAAAGTGGTAACATTAATATGATTTGTCAGACAGTTGATAAGCAAAATACACTAGAAAATAATGAGCTTTCTTTAGGGCAGAAAAGCATAATTCCAGGTGAACAAGGGTTACCTACCAGTAAGTCTGAGGTGATGAGTGAATTACCAGTCTCTGATACTAACAGTCAGTCTGTTTATGTTGGAGGGGCCAGACCTAAGCAATTATTTAGCCTTCCATCAAGAACAAGGGGTTCAAAGGAACAGAATAAGCTGGATGTTCCAGACACGTCAGAAAGCAAACCCAGCATAGCGAATAGCATCGCTCCAACCAGCTGTACTGCAGATCCTGCAGCTGATCCTCAGGCTAACTTCAACTCTAATTATATCGATATAGAAAGTAATCTTGAAAGTAGAGCCAGTCTTGTAACTGCAAATGAAGAGTCTGTGCCTGAAAACACATGCAAAGAAGGCCTGGTTTTAGGCCAGAAACAACCTGCATGGGTCCCAGACTCAGAGGCTCCAAACTGCATGAACTGCCAAGTCAAGTTTACCTTCACAAAACGGCGCCACCACTGCCGAGCGTGTGGGAAAGTAAGTGCTCAAAGTCTTTGGAGTCTTTTACTCTtttgaaatagttaaaattaaacCTAATGATAGAAAAGGCTGATTAACAGATGGCTACAAAATGGAGTTAGTTTAAAATTAGCGTCTTTAACCTAACAGCCATGGAAATATATAAGCCATTGTCGTTTTGCAAATTGCTTGATGGTTGAATGTATGTCATGTTTTCATGGGTATTAATTACATTCTGGAGAATGAAGGACACTTATTATTAATTCTTGTAAGATTTAAGAATGCATGTTCTTATCTCTTAGTATTGACACATTAGGGATTCCACATTTATCTGGGTCCCCCTTTATCCTTGAATATTTAAGACCACCCTGCAGCTAGTGTGACTGATGCTCAGGTAGGAGCAGTTTGGTTTGTGTGAGCTTCAGGttctcctggcttttgcctgacccagcccaggttgctgtgggcatttgggagtgaaccagtggatgagagctctgtcctttttgacctccctccctcctgttttttctctctcccctttccttccctccacctcttttccctctctgtcactctgcctttcaaacaaatttaatggtttttaagtttcaaataaagaactacagaaagctgtgttttttgtttgtttgaagattcattttatttgaaaggcagagtgacagagagtaagaggaagagatagagatcttgcgtctgatggttcactccccaaatggctgcaagtgccaggcctgggccaggttgaagccaggagccaggatcttcatcttggtctaccacgtgggtgcaggggcccaaggacctgggccatttttcactgcttttcaaggcacattagcagggagctggatccaaagtggagtggCCAGTACTCAAACCATTGCAGGTCTTGGTTAAATAAACCACGTTAAATAAATatgttacagtgctggccccacaaagtttttaaaagtgtaaATGCTTTCCTTAAAGAAACCTTTGTTTCTTTTCCAATTAAcaacttttttaaaggattttcttATCAGAGATGGGGTTTTAACTCATAGAAACCtcatttaagtaaaaaaaaaatcatgttggtaCTCTACCTGTGATTATGGTGATTAGAAAAGTAATTTATATAGTAAGGAAAATGGGTTTGGGTTAATTAGGCTTAGAACTTCACCTTCCTCTGCTCTAGTGTTTTGcttgaaacaaaaatttattattaaaaattaaaataaaaaattttttaaaagtcagatttaTTATTCGATTCTTTATAGGTGTTTTGTGGTGTCTGCTGTAATCGGAAGTGTAAGCTGCAGTATCTAGAAAAGGAAGCAAGAGTGTGTGTAATCTGCTATGAGACTATCAGTAAAGGTGAGTATCACCCTGACATGTTTTCTTCCAGTAATTGAATGTATCTTAAAAACAACTGGATTGTGACAAAGATAAAcctctttattttcttaaggCAAGGACCTAGTGTTGGCTTATCTGACTTAGGTGGGACGTCCCAAGGCTTggttcctcttctttttcttccactcTCACAGTTAACACTGCCAGTCTGAAAGGAAGCATTCAGTTTCTGGAGTGGCAGTTCATTAACTTTCCACAGGCACCAAGTCTCTAATGCTGCGTTTCATCTACCTGTTCGTTTTTTATCACCGttttcatcttcatcatcttAATCTAAACATTTATAGAGTACCTACTTTAATAATCGGaaatattacattaaattgaTATTAATAACATAAGGCAAGATACTAGTTTCTACCTTTTAGAAAATAATCTAAAATGGGAGTATAAATGATAAGATAATAATTTAtgtcattttataatttataggCTAACACACTCTTTGCacatttttgtctcatttttttccccttctcagTTTTAGAGTTGTATGTGCGCACTTCCCATTGTTCCTCTGGCTCTCTAGCTACCCTTAGCAGCAGTAGTCCTGgtgattttctttgatttctccaatcttgtgtgtgtgtgtgtgtgtgttgtgttgtatCTTTCTCCAAAGTACATGTTTGTTCTTTTGAGTACTTCTTGATATATTCAAAGATTTGTCGACCATTTAATTCCCAGCAAATATTATTTGGGCCCTTTTTGACCAGACCTGTGCACTAGCTCAGGTGTTGTTTCCTATTAGCCAGGAGAATAAATACCTGATaatgatttgtttttctcttttgaatgAAGATAAATTTTTTCAGCAGTTCTCCAAAAAACTCTGATGTGAGTCTGTTAGCCTGAGGTAAGCTGCTCTACTCCCTGCTGTTGACTTCCACTCTGGAAGATAATAGAGTAAAAGTGTTTTTTTGATTTCCACGTTACCATCGTTGTTTATAGAGAGGTTAGTTTAAGtactcataattttttttttatacactGTTTCAGTAGCCTAGAACACAACTGCTGGTGCTGTTAGCCTAGGAAATCTGTTAGAATTCAGAAATTCTAGAGCAAGCCCCCACATAATTATCTCCCGTACAGGTCACATTTTGGGGTGAGCATTCCGTTTGTGGAGGTTCAAAATATGAGAAATAGGGTCACTGAAGAGGCTCCGTAGGATACTGAGATAAACTCTGGTTTATCAAAGAACATATTGTGGAATGAGTTATTTCattacctattttatttattttgatgtggCATATAGTTTACTTTATGGTGTTATTTATCATTAATTTATACACCACAAGAAAACAAAGTTATTTTAACATCTACTGTAGGGTTGAAAATGATCAATgtgatcatttaaaataatgttatgaAGTAAGAGAAGAAAATGCCTCAAGGAGTGTGAGACACATTgagtgaaagaatggaagaaaatgtttgcTTGAATAGAGATCATGGATGAGAAAGTTGTACTCAGGTTGTATGCAGTTTAAAGAAGCAAGAATGTGAATGCCATTAGGTAGATTTGGGTGAACTGGAAGTTGCTTGAAGCCCAGAGTGTAAGGTGTTTGGATTTCACTTAGTGAGACCCATTTCATGGCGTGCTGCCATTCAGTGGCATTTCAGAGCGATTATGTCAACAGTGGAATAATTTAGAGCAGACTGGTTTGTAGAAATGTGGAAGGGAGAGCTACCAGTCGTGTCCTGTTTTCTTGAATGGAAAATCGGGCACTATTCTGCATTCCGGAGCTCCAGCTGAGAACAAAACAGATGTCCTCTTCtcacggggggagagagagatgctaaGCAGAGGATACAGATGGTGGTATTGCCCTAGGCAAAGTTTAAAGTGCAGGAGGAATAGATAGTAACAGATGAGCAGCAAGGGGCAGCGTCTCTGTAAGGTGGTTGGAGTATGGCTCTGTGATAATATCACGTGTGAACAGAGACTTGAAGGACGTGAGAGGATGAAGCCAAGTGAGTCGCTGTGGGAAGAACATTCTAGGGAGAGGGAGTAATGAAAGCAGAGACTTGAGATGAGAGAGTACCTGTTTAACTTGTGAAAAAAACAAGGAGGCCTAGGAGATTCGGTAGAACAGGTCACCAGAAGGTGTAGGGGGTAGGGATGCTGACTATGTAGGATCTTGTGAGCCCCTGTAGCGCCCTAAATCACTGCTCCAGCTCCGCAGCCAGTAAAGGATTTTAAACAGGAATAATGAGCCAGTGATTTATGTCTTGAAGAATCAGTGTGAACTGTGTTGGAAATAGACTTCAGGGATAAAAGGACAAAAACAGAAGACAGTCGTATTAAAAGAGGATGATTTTCTGTGGGAGATGTGACTCATATGACAACTACAATACTGAAATACTTCATAGAGTAGCTCATTGCAGTGGAGGGCTGCCAGCTAAAGTAAGGGGCCCGTGCTGACTGAACAGTGTCTTTGCCTAGTGCTACTTCTTTTCCTTGATTGGCTATTTAGTGTTCCTTACAActtgaaaaatggaaaacttaCTATAATTTACTGTGGAGCTCAAAAGCACCTGAGATGTTAATACTATTGTTTTCCCCTTTATAGCTCAGGCATTTGAAAGGATGATGAGTCCAACTGGTTCTAATCTTAAATCTAATCAATCTGATGAGTGTGCCACTGTCCAGCCTCCTCCGGAGACCCAAACAGCCAGTGTACCTTCACCTTTGCCCATCTCAGCACTTAAACAACCAGGTATTGAAGGTAATGAGAAGACAATGCTGTCTCAGCCTACCGATGAATTATTAGACccaagataaataattaaaatagaaatgatcTAGTGTAGTCATGGTCCAGTCAGGAAAGAGAGCCCAGACTAGGCTTCTGGAGGAATGTAATGAGGGTATTGGTTGCACACACATGTTAGAAGATGGGAAATGCAAAATGACACCCACAGGTGCTTCAGAGATTGGGAGCTGTAGGAAGCAGCCACCACCACTGGGGTGGGAGGCGGAGTGGGGAGGAGACAGTACTGCTGGAGTTCAGTGAAGGGTGCCATCGTGTGCTTGGTTCTCAGACCAGACAGTCGTGGTTTAGTGCACCacacggccagtgctgtgtcctCTGGGGAAATACAAGTAGCAGGGCTGGAGCCATCGGCTGACCTTGTGGGGTTGGTGCTGACGAAGCTGAAGGAGAGTTCAGGGTGCATGCTGGGAGTACTGAGAAGCGTGGGACATGCAGCGTTGTCTGCGGCTGCTGCTGCAAGAATCCTGGCAGCAGCGAGAGCAGGAGGAgtcactgcctgtgcttccctCTGGCTAACAAGGGAATTGTGCTTCCCGGACCTCCAGCCTGGCATCAGAGAACACCGTACCAGCGTGGGCTTGGGGCTCAAAGACAATAGGTACATAACTGAAACATctccttttcattaaaaaaatctacGTTAGTTGTATGTTTTGCCACAATAACAAGCtgctttttaaatctattttaaaatctttcagttatcttttttaaaaaataatttgtttagaatctttaaaaatttttttaaattaatttttttgaagagcaAAGAGACAGTAAGCTTCcgccctctggttcactcccccaatatctgcagcagctggcactgagccagactgaaaccaggacctTGGCACTCagtctcggtctcccatgtgggtggcaagagcccaagtactggagccacaGCCACTTGAGGCACTACTTGCTGCTTCCTAAGTGAGCGTTAGTGGGAAGCTGCaggcaggagtggagctgggcctgaAACCAGTGCAGGTATCCGAGCAGCACTGAGCTGCTGCATCGGGTGTCTGCTCTCACTTGAATCCTGAGGAAAGCCCATGTATGTTTTTAAACATAATCTCTTCGTCTGTGACATGCTAGAAAATAACTGTTAATAGCAACCTCAGACCCTTTTGACAGCCATTTTGGATTTCAGTTTATCACTCAGCAGCTGTTCTTCATTTATTGTTGTAACTGAAATAGGGAGATTCAGCAAGTGGTTGTGTATTATATGAGATAGCTGTAAAGATGAGTCAGTCATGTTTACAAGTTTTACATATTCTTGGggctgcacagtgggttaaagctccagcctgtagagtcggcatcccatatgggagccggttcgagtccccgctgctccacttcccatccagctccttattaattacctgggaaagcagtgggagatggcccaagtccctgggctcctgtatccatgtgggagacctggaggaagctgcttactcctggcccagccccaatcattgcagctgtttggggagtgaaccagcagatagaagacctccttctctctctctgtgtctacctctctgtgtaactctttcagataaataaaataaatcttttaaaaaaaaagcaaacggccggcgccacagctcactaggctaatcctccacctagtggcgccggcacaccgggttctagtcccggttggggcgccgggttctgtcccggttgcccctcttccaggccagctctctgctgtggccagggagtgcagtggaggatggcccaggtgcttgggccctgcaccccatgggagaccaggaaaagcacctggctcctggctcctgccatcggatcagcgcggtgcgccggccgcggcggccattggagggtgaaccaacggcaaaggaagacctttctctctgtctctctctctcactgtccactctgcctgtcaaaaaaaaaaaaaaaaaaaggcaaacaaagtTTTGCATATTCTTATATTGACAAGGTAAAttattaaatcataaaaataattcaaatagaaGAAAGATACCATACGTAATATCTCCACCCATATTGCAAAAATATACTTGGATAAAATTCCCTTTTTTAATGTTATCTCTGTTGTGTCCTAGGAAGTAGATGattcttttgattattttcatattatccTAAAATTATCTAGTGGTAGTTTTCATAACCATTCTCAATTgatgttttataaaaagaaacaacaaatgtttATGCTAATATTTAGTCATTTTCTTCAGATCTGGGAGGAgatgttagtaaatatttgtgaAGTCCATTATCCACACGATAAGAACAGAAAACCTTATGCTTCTCTTGCTAAATAGAAGTTAGATGACCTCTGCTGCACTGCTGATCGTGTTTCCATGTCCAGActgtttttcttcttgttctcCGTGTTTTTCTTTGCTTATCTACTGTGTCGTGATCTACAGCGTTTTCACCTGTGTCCTAGTCCTTAACCTCACACTTGCAAATTTGGCTCCAGTAATACAGGTTTACCTCTTTCCGCAGTGTCTTTAAGGTATAATCTCTGCTGTCTACTTTTTTTCAGAGTATGAGATTCCCAGGACTCTCTTTCTATGAATTATACAGAAACGCACTCTGCAGGGTAGATCAATCACAAAAAGTCTTGTGAATTCAGGGCTTGCTAGTGGACAgcaaaaaagcttttgaaatcatTTCGTGACCCATTTGAGTAATCAAATTATTGAATTGAATAATTGAGTTAAATATTGAATAATTAAATTGAACATTGAATGATTGCAATATCATCAGATTAAAATGCTTTATGTTTTCAACTGATTGCAGGACTGTGCTCCAAAGAACAGAAGAGAGTGTGGTTTGCAGATGGCATATTGCCAAATGGTGAAGTTGCAGACACAACAAAATTATCAACCGGAAGTAAAAGATGTCCTGACGGCTTCAGTCCTCCCTCACCTGATGTGCTGACGGTAAAGAagctaaaaaataatttattaattaaataaaattttattttattgataattCCTTATATGGTTATTAGAGTACATATCTTTTTAACACTTTGagttttctaaaataagaaatgaataggCATAGCTTGTTTTTTGCATTTCACTTCACCAATATTATGTTATTTACAAATTGAAGATATGTGGCAACTCTACATGGAACATGCCCttttgtttaacatttatttatttatttgaaatgtagttaTAAAGAGAGTGGaggaaggagatagagagaaagggagtgagtgagagggagggagagaatgaacgAGAGAACTTATAtatactggtttattccccaaatggctgcaatggctgggactggaccaggccaaagccaggagcctggaagtccatctgggtctcccttgtgggtggcgtggacccaagcactcgggccatcttccactgctttcccaggggcatttgcagggagctggattgggtaATAGAGCAACCAGGAAGCAAACTGGatttcacatgggatgcctgcatcgtaAGTGGCTGCCTAACCTGTTgagctacaacactggcccctgaatcaCATGTTTTTGGTTGCCATTTTTCCAACAGCTCAGATGATTGTTAGCATTTGATAAcaatactatatttttaattaaagtatgcatttttaaagataatactATCGCACACTGAACACATTATAGTGTAGTGTAAACATAACTTTTATATTCACTAGGAAACCAAAAATTTGTATGATTCTCTTTATTGAAATGCTAGCTTTATTGCTGTAGTCTAGAACCAAAGAAATCTTTGAGGTATGTCTTACTGATGTAgtgaatatatgtatacatatatatttaaagggttctttttaaaaaattctagtggtgtgttttcattttattttaaagtcagaagcATACAGGTGTCTTCCATAttctgatttatttcccaaatgctcacaacagccagagctagaccaggcTGTAGCTAGGAGCCGAGAGCACAATCTGAATCTCTCACATGGAAAGCAGGGATCCAACcagttgagtcatcatctgccccctctaagggtgtgcattagcaggaagctaggggcaaagccaggactcagacccaggcgctctgatgtaaGATgcgggagtcccaagcagtgccttaactgctgtgccagcacccGCTCCAGTGACTATGGATGAGATTTTACTCTTTATAATGTAAGTTGAAGCCCTTGGTTCTCAAACCAGGATTCTTTATATTCCCAGGATTCTTTATATTCCCAGGATTCTTTATATTCCCAGGATTCTTTATATTCCCAGgattctttatattcttttttttttaattaatttatttatttgaaagagttgcagagaggcagaggtaaagagagagagaggtctcccatctgcttgttcactccccagatggccgcaacagcaggagatgcaccgatccgaagccaggagcttcttccaggactcacACACagttgcagtggcccaaggactcgggccatctgctgctttcccaagccatagcagagagctggacggaagtggagcagccaggactagaaccagtgcccaaatgggatgctggcactgcaggtggcagctctacctgctgtgccacagcgccagcccccagaatcc encodes the following:
- the ZFYVE16 gene encoding zinc finger FYVE domain-containing protein 16 isoform X4: MDSYFKAAVSDLDRLLDDFEQNPDEQDYLQDAQNANDSNHCSVSSELASSQLIPLLPKDQQCIDSCGSSETCFEANEISLNEKTLEGRTAIQNEKNVTGLDLLSCVDANTSDETQPSYMGRCRKPVCDLISDTGNLVHATSSEEDIKQLLPDDIKSSADSLIGWDLPSVSDTPCVSSTDRGSSPVREEQNDNNSELQNKEITGTKELGLEADTALLDSSNHDRTESLEDKKISNQLEPVTEFNTSSALTQQSSKIFDAKDNLQHRSQPLESLKDDGCLEKEEVVDAAVITATELLKEGSSTSALPCSLTKNEGLYLNDSHAEDENFKLPDLSFEEDTPALLIKQFADEDVRSLDFKDDNDAVQDCSPALPASKADVSSPLSCLPLAGSLCGALMERKAHGDCLPQREDKDSVQDAVTVREVQARIPHGEPCRAAELLKEETCKSTLLQPFIEKRGDGKVDPDPTVTRVASLSYPGNTNACTASGPQMELPGAAAPEPPDPCDGLAFSCSDMDGQDLDYFNIDEGMKSASLISDAELDAFLTEQYLQTTNTQCFEENVNDSESQSGPGDRKGLGNGHVDNIYFNAEAGAATESGNINMICQTVDKQNTLENNELSLGQKSIIPGEQGLPTSKSEVMSELPVSDTNSQSVYVGGARPKQLFSLPSRTRGSKEQNKLDVPDTSESKPSIANSIAPTSCTADPAADPQANFNSNYIDIESNLESRASLVTANEESVPENTCKEGLVLGQKQPAWVPDSEAPNCMNCQVKFTFTKRRHHCRACGKVFCGVCCNRKCKLQYLEKEARVCVICYETISKAQAFERMMSPTGSNLKSNQSDECATVQPPPETQTASVPSPLPISALKQPGNCASRTSSLASENTVPAWAWGSKTIGLCSKEQKRVWFADGILPNGEVADTTKLSTGSKRCPDGFSPPSPDVLTMANTVDHVHSSTVEKPNNELGDTTKVEIIQSPASQVPSVGKLPVYTGTEGLPPPGSLVDDDVFTESEEPSAPPAVTVNSTRPAAGTSDYQLLCGIEKCVCNKVSLLPNDEDSLPPLLIAAGEEGSVPIVEEHPAHEQITMLLKGEEWRPVTFVLNANLLVNVKLVFYSSDKYWYFSTNGLHGLGQAEIIILLSCLPNEDTIPKDIFRLFITIYKGALKGKYIENLDNITFTESFLNDKDHGGFLFIAPTFQKLDDLPLPTRPFLCGILIQKLEIPWAKVFPMRLMLRLGAEYKAYPAPLTSIRGRKPLFGEIGHTIMNLLVDLRNYQYTLHNIDQLLIHMEMGKSCIKIPRKKYSDVMKVISSSNEHVISIGASFSTEADSHLVCVQSDGVYQTQASSATGQPRKVTGASFVVFNGALKTSSGFLAKSSIVEDGLMVQITPETMDGLRLALREQKDFRITCGKADAADLREYVDICWVDSEEKGNKGVISPVDGLSLQGFPSEKIKLEADFETDEKIVRCTEVFYFLKDQDTSVSSPRYQFAKEIAMACSAALCPHLKTLKSSRTSKVGLRVSIDTDRVEFQAGSAGRLLPQHYLNDLDSALIPVIHGGTASSSLPLEIELVFFILENLF